The following proteins are co-located in the Nonlabens ponticola genome:
- a CDS encoding ATP-grasp fold amidoligase family protein, producing the protein MIKATLQRKWFKFLRWAPLLSKEHFYKAFYKYYNNHELDLEDPKLINEKITWMKMYLHDPMITTLADKVKVREFVKSRIGESYLNEVYGIYKRPEDINWDDLPDQFVAKVNHSAGRNKIILDKSKVNRKEFNAFFRKYLKEDYYMRRGLEWAYKNIERRILIEKLLVQPGMDDLIDYKFYCFNGEPDFVQVNQHVDGVYFKDFMTLDWIPTIFKHSHRERTDAIPTRPENFEEMIELAKKLTNGLPFVRCDFYNIAGKIVFGEMTFYPSDARRQFEPYEYNRILGDKITLPKIPAGQKEITDLGISY; encoded by the coding sequence GTGATAAAAGCAACGCTACAACGCAAATGGTTTAAGTTTTTGAGATGGGCACCACTGTTGTCCAAAGAGCATTTTTATAAGGCTTTTTATAAGTATTATAATAACCACGAGCTTGATCTTGAAGATCCTAAATTGATCAATGAAAAGATCACGTGGATGAAGATGTACTTGCACGATCCCATGATCACAACACTCGCTGATAAGGTCAAGGTGCGCGAGTTTGTTAAGTCAAGGATAGGTGAATCCTACCTGAATGAAGTTTACGGTATCTATAAGCGCCCAGAAGATATTAATTGGGATGACTTACCAGATCAATTTGTTGCCAAAGTCAATCACAGCGCAGGACGCAACAAGATTATTCTAGACAAAAGCAAAGTAAACCGCAAAGAATTCAATGCTTTCTTTAGAAAATATCTCAAAGAAGATTACTACATGCGTCGCGGTCTAGAATGGGCCTACAAAAACATCGAGCGTCGTATTTTGATAGAAAAACTACTGGTGCAACCTGGCATGGATGACTTGATTGATTATAAATTCTATTGTTTTAATGGTGAGCCAGATTTTGTCCAAGTCAATCAGCATGTTGATGGAGTTTACTTCAAGGATTTTATGACCCTGGACTGGATACCTACAATCTTCAAGCATTCCCATAGGGAACGAACCGATGCGATACCCACCAGACCAGAGAACTTTGAAGAGATGATCGAGTTAGCCAAAAAACTAACCAATGGCCTGCCCTTCGTACGCTGCGACTTCTACAATATAGCTGGCAAGATCGTTTTTGGCGAGATGACATTCTATCCATCTGATGCGCGCAGACAATTTGAGCCTTATGAGTATAATAGAATTCTAGGTGATAAAATCACCTTGCCAAAAATTCCAGCAGGTCAAAAAGAAATTACAGATTTAGGAATAAGTTACTAG
- a CDS encoding lipopolysaccharide kinase InaA family protein, whose protein sequence is MSMVERFESITLSRKRVHHILQNFKKSSQQLGDDRNAIRIVEDKGKKLVVKSFKIPNAVNKLAYRFLRDSKAKRSYENAVYLQQHNIGTPAPLAYLERVDTLSFKDSYYISEYAEHDYTYRELINDNTIENKEEVLKAFTAFMFKMHEAHIYFLDHSPGNTLIKKVGDSYEFFLVDLNRMKFYDIPYEDRLKNFERLSPKKWMYDIMGAEYARLSGKDPAESIATMWSYTQKFQEKYHRKKRFKKKLKSIFS, encoded by the coding sequence ATGTCTATGGTAGAGAGGTTTGAGAGTATTACGCTTTCGCGAAAGCGTGTTCACCACATTCTACAAAACTTCAAAAAATCGTCTCAACAACTGGGCGACGACCGTAACGCGATTAGGATAGTGGAAGATAAAGGCAAAAAACTCGTTGTAAAGTCATTCAAGATTCCAAATGCCGTCAACAAATTGGCCTACCGATTTTTAAGAGATAGCAAGGCAAAAAGATCCTATGAAAATGCAGTCTATCTACAGCAACATAATATAGGAACCCCAGCACCACTGGCTTATCTAGAGCGTGTCGATACGTTGTCTTTTAAAGATAGTTATTACATAAGCGAGTACGCTGAGCATGATTATACCTATAGAGAATTGATCAACGATAATACTATAGAAAATAAGGAAGAAGTCCTGAAAGCCTTTACAGCTTTCATGTTCAAGATGCATGAGGCGCATATTTATTTCCTGGATCATTCACCTGGCAACACGTTAATCAAAAAAGTAGGAGATAGCTATGAGTTTTTCCTGGTGGATCTCAACCGCATGAAATTCTATGATATACCCTATGAAGATCGATTGAAAAACTTTGAACGCCTGTCACCTAAAAAATGGATGTACGACATCATGGGTGCAGAGTATGCTAGACTTTCAGGAAAGGATCCAGCTGAATCTATTGCTACTATGTGGTCTTATACACAGAAGTTTCAAGAGAAATATCATCGCAAGAAGCGATTCAAAAAAAAGCTCAAGAGTATATTCTCGTAA
- a CDS encoding glycosyltransferase family 2 protein, which translates to MKKYPITALIPCYNEEHNIIEVLKGVSFCDEVMLVDSFSTDRTVELAQPYVDVVLQREYEHSASQKNWAIPQSKYEWILLVDADERVTPALQEEIIKKLEEENDDDLAGFWIGRRNFFMGKQVRYSGWKNDKVIRFFKKSKCRYLDLHVHAEIVTDGRVESLNQKFLHYKYNDIDKHIVKLQRYASLQAQDYDKKTGKITAFHMLIKPTYGFFKHYFLQRGFLDGFVGFVIAYLRGYMIFMRYVKLWLYRRNLK; encoded by the coding sequence ATGAAGAAATACCCAATCACAGCCTTAATCCCATGTTACAATGAGGAGCACAATATTATAGAGGTCTTGAAGGGTGTTTCCTTTTGTGATGAAGTGATGCTGGTAGATAGCTTTAGCACTGACAGGACCGTTGAACTTGCTCAACCTTATGTAGACGTCGTTCTTCAAAGAGAGTATGAACACAGTGCCAGCCAGAAAAACTGGGCCATACCCCAATCAAAATATGAATGGATCCTACTTGTCGATGCAGATGAGCGCGTGACGCCAGCATTGCAGGAAGAAATCATTAAAAAACTTGAAGAAGAAAATGATGATGACCTAGCCGGATTCTGGATAGGACGTCGCAACTTTTTCATGGGCAAACAAGTACGGTACAGCGGCTGGAAGAATGATAAAGTCATTAGATTCTTCAAAAAATCAAAATGTCGCTACCTAGATCTACACGTGCATGCAGAGATTGTGACCGATGGCCGCGTAGAGTCGCTAAATCAAAAATTCTTGCATTACAAGTATAACGACATTGATAAGCATATTGTGAAACTACAACGATATGCCAGCCTACAGGCACAGGATTATGATAAGAAAACAGGTAAGATCACAGCCTTTCATATGCTTATAAAGCCCACTTACGGATTCTTCAAACACTATTTTTTACAACGTGGATTCTTGGATGGTTTTGTAGGTTTTGTAATTGCTTACCTGCGCGGTTACATGATTTTTATGCGCTATGTAAAGCTGTGGTTGTACAGGCGTAATCTCAAGTAA
- a CDS encoding glycosyltransferase family 2 protein, with product MPRKPIISLILSTYNSLEWLKKTLWSYEHQIFREFEIIIADDGSGNETIDFIKEYTSQSDRVIKHVWHEDDGFQKSKILNKAILACAADYVVMSDGDCIAREDFLQIHYERREPGYFLSGGYYKLPLELSQLITKEDILTQRCFDLDWLHSKGLPESFKNKKLSSGFVEASVMEAITPTNASWNGHNSSGWLKDIIKVNGFDERMQYGGQDRELGERLYNIKIKSKQIRYSAVCLHLDHSRGYKNEETLKKNKAIRKATRKEKRQFTPHGINKEVS from the coding sequence ATGCCCAGAAAGCCTATCATCTCGTTGATTTTGAGTACTTATAATTCACTAGAATGGCTCAAAAAGACCTTATGGAGTTATGAGCATCAAATCTTTAGAGAGTTTGAGATCATCATTGCGGACGATGGTTCGGGAAATGAGACGATAGACTTTATTAAAGAGTACACTAGTCAAAGCGACCGTGTCATTAAACATGTGTGGCATGAGGATGATGGTTTTCAAAAAAGTAAAATTTTAAATAAAGCCATACTCGCCTGCGCAGCAGATTATGTGGTGATGAGTGATGGTGATTGTATCGCTAGAGAAGATTTTCTACAGATACATTATGAACGCAGAGAGCCAGGTTATTTTTTATCGGGCGGTTATTATAAATTACCACTAGAGTTGTCACAACTCATTACCAAGGAGGACATTCTTACACAACGATGCTTTGACCTAGACTGGCTTCATTCTAAAGGTTTACCTGAGAGTTTTAAGAACAAAAAGCTATCAAGTGGTTTTGTGGAAGCAAGTGTTATGGAAGCAATAACGCCAACAAACGCTAGCTGGAATGGACATAATAGTAGTGGTTGGTTAAAAGACATCATCAAGGTAAATGGGTTTGATGAGCGCATGCAATATGGCGGTCAAGATCGTGAACTAGGCGAGCGACTTTACAACATCAAGATCAAGTCAAAGCAAATTAGATATAGTGCTGTTTGCTTGCATCTGGATCATTCTAGAGGATACAAAAACGAGGAAACGCTCAAGAAAAATAAAGCAATACGCAAGGCAACTCGCAAGGAGAAAAGACAATTTACTCCTCATGGAATTAACAAAGAAGTATCTTAA
- a CDS encoding glycosyltransferase family 9 protein yields MRVLLIQYKMLGDVLTSTVVADELKRSNPNAIVDYLIVHNAVPVVQGHPAIDNLILVKPQEFSSLAGIITLSRKLNNNKYTHIFDAYSKNNSGFLCSLLKAEHKIGYDKWFGFLAYQEKVSDQADKQQFPSGWAIGSRLRLLEPITDDIDYSVKPRIHLTETEVESGKQWLEQSGAQLDKSITMISVLGSSEVKTLPFATMAQLLNHLVEKTNTQIFFNYIPSQKDDAFAIYHLCKPQTREHILIDDFTASLRDFLKVLANCTAIIGNEGGAINMAKALDIPSFSIYSPWVPQEAWNISEDGEQHLSVHLKDLKPELYGDKKPAAFKSNSLEMYQNFDAGLIIKSLDQFIQYHY; encoded by the coding sequence GTGCGCGTTCTGCTTATTCAATATAAGATGCTAGGCGACGTGCTCACCAGCACCGTGGTTGCAGACGAGTTGAAAAGATCTAATCCTAATGCGATTGTCGATTACTTGATTGTGCACAACGCTGTTCCTGTAGTTCAAGGGCATCCAGCGATTGACAATTTGATACTTGTCAAGCCACAGGAATTTAGCAGTTTGGCTGGAATAATTACGCTTTCGCGAAAGCTGAATAACAATAAATACACGCACATATTTGATGCTTATAGCAAAAATAACAGTGGCTTTCTTTGCTCACTACTCAAGGCAGAGCACAAAATAGGATATGATAAATGGTTTGGTTTTCTTGCCTATCAAGAAAAGGTAAGTGACCAGGCAGATAAGCAACAGTTCCCTAGTGGTTGGGCCATAGGCAGTCGTTTGCGATTGCTGGAACCAATTACTGATGATATCGACTACAGTGTAAAGCCACGCATACATCTCACTGAAACCGAGGTAGAATCTGGGAAGCAGTGGTTAGAACAAAGTGGCGCGCAGCTAGACAAATCGATTACGATGATAAGCGTTTTGGGATCCAGTGAGGTCAAAACCTTGCCATTTGCGACCATGGCACAATTGTTAAATCATCTAGTTGAGAAAACCAACACACAGATTTTCTTTAACTACATTCCTTCACAAAAAGATGATGCGTTTGCCATCTACCATCTGTGCAAACCACAAACTCGTGAACATATTTTAATAGATGATTTTACAGCCAGCTTGCGAGACTTCTTAAAAGTGTTGGCAAACTGCACAGCAATCATAGGTAATGAAGGTGGCGCCATAAACATGGCCAAAGCACTTGATATCCCTAGTTTCTCTATCTACAGTCCATGGGTACCACAAGAGGCATGGAACATTTCAGAAGATGGTGAGCAACACCTATCAGTCCACCTCAAAGATTTGAAACCAGAATTGTACGGTGATAAAAAACCAGCCGCATTCAAGTCAAACAGTCTAGAAATGTATCAAAATTTTGATGCTGGATTGATCATCAAATCCTTAGATCAATTCATACAGTATCATTATTAA
- a CDS encoding 2,3,4,5-tetrahydropyridine-2,6-dicarboxylate N-succinyltransferase, producing MEQLKNVIENAWDDRSMLENPVTQNAIRSVVNLLDLGELRVAEPIEGSWQVNEWVKKAVVLYFPIQKMETIECGPLEFHDKIPLKTGYKEKGIRVVPHAVARHGAYISKGVIMMPSYVNIGAHISEGTMVDTWATVGSCAQIGANVHLSGGVGIGGVLEPLQAAPVIIEDNAFIGSRCIVVEGVRVEKEAVLGANVVLTASTKIIDVTGDKPKEMKGVVPARSVVIPGSYAKEFSAGTYNVPCALIIGTRKESTNKKTSLNDALREYDVAV from the coding sequence TTGGAACAACTTAAGAATGTCATAGAAAACGCATGGGACGACCGCTCCATGTTAGAAAATCCAGTAACTCAAAATGCTATACGCAGTGTTGTCAATTTACTTGATCTAGGTGAACTGCGCGTTGCAGAACCTATTGAAGGTTCATGGCAAGTCAATGAATGGGTCAAGAAAGCCGTGGTGCTCTACTTCCCAATCCAGAAAATGGAGACCATTGAATGTGGCCCATTAGAATTTCACGATAAAATACCACTCAAGACTGGTTATAAAGAAAAAGGGATACGCGTTGTACCGCACGCTGTGGCGAGACACGGTGCTTATATTTCAAAAGGTGTGATCATGATGCCTAGTTATGTCAACATAGGCGCTCATATTTCTGAAGGTACCATGGTAGATACTTGGGCAACCGTAGGTAGTTGTGCGCAAATAGGTGCAAATGTTCACTTAAGTGGTGGCGTTGGTATAGGTGGTGTTCTTGAGCCACTACAAGCTGCGCCGGTAATCATTGAGGACAACGCTTTTATAGGTTCTAGATGCATCGTGGTAGAAGGTGTACGCGTAGAGAAAGAAGCCGTTCTAGGTGCTAATGTCGTCCTAACAGCAAGTACCAAAATTATTGACGTCACCGGCGATAAGCCAAAAGAAATGAAAGGAGTTGTACCTGCACGATCGGTAGTTATTCCCGGTAGTTATGCCAAGGAATTCTCAGCCGGAACCTACAACGTACCATGCGCGCTCATTATAGGAACGCGCAAGGAAAGCACTAATAAGAAAACCTCACTCAACGATGCCTTGAGAGAATATGATGTAGCCGTCTAG
- the ruvX gene encoding Holliday junction resolvase RuvX, translated as MGRILAIDYGKKRTGIAVTDPLQMIASALCTVKTYELKKFLEDYLNQEEVEAIVIGEPKQMDYTDSELGGVINAFAGELKEKYPQLSIERVDERFTSKMAFQSMIDSGMKKKQRRDKGMVDQIAAAIILQTYLDKKQRH; from the coding sequence ATGGGACGTATACTAGCTATAGATTACGGTAAAAAGCGCACGGGCATCGCGGTGACTGATCCACTGCAAATGATTGCTAGCGCCCTATGCACCGTAAAGACCTATGAACTCAAGAAATTTCTAGAAGATTACCTTAATCAAGAAGAGGTTGAAGCCATTGTGATAGGTGAGCCCAAACAAATGGATTATACCGATAGTGAATTGGGTGGTGTGATTAATGCTTTTGCTGGCGAGCTCAAGGAAAAATATCCGCAGTTGAGTATTGAGCGCGTAGATGAGCGTTTCACTTCAAAAATGGCATTCCAGTCCATGATTGATAGTGGTATGAAAAAGAAACAACGTCGCGATAAAGGCATGGTTGATCAAATTGCCGCTGCTATTATCTTGCAAACCTATCTGGATAAAAAACAACGACATTAA